The genomic stretch TACCTCTCACATCTACCTGGTCACCTGGGTATGCTGGCAGTTACATTATAGTTTTTCCTGTGCtatcaaaatatgatttattaCTGATATTCTTGCAGATAATATGTTATGTTTGGAGATATTAATGGAAGTCCCATATAATTCTATTTCTGGTCCTCGCATAAGTCTGATGATAGCAATATGTTAAGTCATTTTTGATGTGATTAACATTCTGCCCCTTGTGAATTTACCTCAATCTTTTATGATTTCCCTATAAACATTGATGAGGAGAAATTTAAGGGACGGATAAACTTGGTAAGTTTGTGATGATATCTATATGTTAAGTCATTGTTGATGTGATTAACATTCTGTCCCTTGTAAATTTACCTCAATCTTTTATGGTTTCGCTGTAAAGGTTCATTAGAAGAAATTTAAGGGACGGAGGAACTTGAAAGTTTAAAAGGCCTCAGTAATTGACACCATACTTAGTTTCAGAAGAACAGAAGTGAATTTCAATGCTTctgcaaaatatttttatttaaagttctcttcttcttgtaTCTAGAAGCACACAACTTTCAGCAATGTTATTTAAGTAAATTGCATTAGGactatacttatcaaaaaaaaaagtaaattgcATTAGGACTTGTGAATATGATGACATTGTTGTAAGGATATTGCATAACAAACTCTACCAAAGTTTGTTCATTCATCCTTGAAATTGGTCTAAACTCTTCATGTGTTGAGGCACCATAATGGCTGGGTGACTTTAGTTCAATGTTGTTTTCTGAGTCTTTTATGGGGCTAACTTTTTGGGCCCTTTCTGTACATCAGAGAATGTTGACAATATAATTAGGAATTGATAACTAGGTGTTTGCCATTGATAAAGAACTTTTTGCTATTGAACTAATGCACATTTTTCATAGGGGAGTACTTGGGTCTAACAGGAGAAAAACTCAGTGGAGCGGAAATGATTGCTTGTGGGCTTGCTACACATTATGCACATACTGCAGTTACGTTTGTTGGATCCTTATCTTTAGTTTTCCAATCATCTTTCCTGCTTATATAACATTAGTgtgattgcttcttttttacCGCAGAGGCTTCCATTAATTGAAGAACAACTTGGAAAATTGGTTACTGACGATCCTTCTGTCATTGAGACTTGTTTAGAAAAATATAGTGAGCTTGTCTATCCAGATAAGACTAGTGTAGTCAACAGGTACGTTTTATGAAACAGATTTGGATTAggtgctataaaaaaaattacatccatatgatgtagttttttcaacggtCCAGATTTATTTCCacattttagagagagagaagttaaATCTGGACCGTTGAAAAAACTTTCGCACATGTGCTGTAGTTGGAACTTCACCGTTGAAAAAACTATCACACATATGCTGTAGTTTTTTTACAGCACTTAACCTTATAAAACCAGCTTCTCATAGAGATTTAGTTACATTTTAgaggacaaaaattttctctcttaaaCAATATCAATTCAAACTATTTAGAATGTCATTAGCTTTGGAAGAAACTCTCAAGATTAATGCCTATTCCATCTTCATGACAATTGAACTTTCGATTGAAGTTTTGATATTAATGTTCAGTGCTCATTCCGTGTgcattataatttaaattttgctGATCTTTTTATTCTGCCATTTTGTCTAGATTTGAAATGCTTGATAAATGTTTCAGCCATGACACAGTTGAAGAAATTATCGATGCTTTGGTaagcatatttttattttgcatatatCCTCTCTGTTCAAAAATATTATGGgtcaatattttaataaattttcgTGGTCATTTATGCATAGGACGTGTTGTTCAACTTGGTTGACTTCATACTTAACTTTTTCcagtatttttttggttaattggaagaaagaaaataatagaaaactAGAGGCACTAGAAACCATACAGCTGGGGAGAagggaaaatgaaagagaaaaatatctaTACTAACTCTTATTTAAAGAACTGTGgatcattttgaaaaaaagttttgCTTCAAGTAggcaattttctattttagccaATCTTTATCTTCATCTCTGTGAATTGCTTCAACGATCAAGCCAACCATATAgccaaaatattaaatttaaaaattacaactTAATAACATTACCACCTATGTCTTTAGCTACCTCAGATTAGATTAAAAAGCATGGTAGAGAGATGCATTTTATTTAAGGATAATGAAAGTGTGTCTTCAATTGGTTAActtcctcttcctttttctttttggccagTCTACATAAAGTGGATGTTGGGTCTCTTAAGTTCTTACCTTAATTGATTGGTTTTCTTATCACTCCCAATTAAGAACAGTTTCCTGTTATTGGATCACTTCCCTTGATGCTTGATTGTGGTGTTGCGGTTAGGAGTACTAAGTATTTTAAGTATGAGAATATGTGGTTGCAGTATGAGGGCTTTGTGAAACAGGTGAAAAATGGTGGATGTCCTACAGTTTTTAGGGCTCCCCTATTCTTATTATGGCATGGAAGTTGAGAGCTTTGAAAACGGATATGAAAAAATAGAATGAAGAGGTTTTTGGCAACGTTGGGAAGcagaaaaaaagatattttggaTGGAATCTGTGACCCTGATATTATTGTAGAGGGAAGACCCTAATATGATGATGAGAGGTTGAGAAAGGAAGAAATTTCTAGGGACTTGGAGAGGAAGAAATTTCTAGGTACTTGGAGAGGTTTATTCTTCTTGAAGAAATGACCTGAAGGCAAAAGTCAAGAGCTCTTTGGTTGAGAGAGGGAGACAAAAACACCTAATTTTTACGCTGGTGTCAAATTCAAATAGAAGAAATAACACTGGATTCTTTAGTTGTTAATGGGTCAATGTCAGCTTCTACAAAAGTAAGGGAGCATATTGTGCAATTTTACAATTAGCTTTATTCAGAACAATTCAGTTGGCGGCCAAAATTGGATGGTCTCTCGTTCAATTCCTTAGGAGTTGATGAGGGTTCATGGTTGGAAAGAGCTTTTGAGGAGAGAGGTTTTTGAGGTGGTGAGAGTCCTGAATAGTGATAAGGCCTAGGGCCATGATGGTTTCTTCATGGTGTTTTTTCAGAGTTGTTGGGAGGTCATTAAAGAGGATATCATGGATTTTTCAAGGATTTTCATCTGCAAGGGAAGTTTGAAAAGAGCAtcaatgcaacttttatttccctTATCCCTAAGAAAGTCAGTATCGTGGATATTAAGGAATTTTGTTCTATTAGTCTAGTGGATGgtgtttataaaattatctcTAAGGTACTATCCGAACATGCTTAAAACAgtgttggagaagattatttctAGGTCTTAGAATGCGTTCATTAGGGGAGATAGATTTTGGATTTAGTTCTGGtagctaatgaatgccttgatagtcgAATTAGATCAGGGGCATTTGGTGTGCTACGTAAATTAGACTTAGAAAAGGCCTGcctatgatcatgttaattgggagTTCTTGTTGTATTTGTTGAGTATATGTGgctttggggagaaatggatAGCTTGGATAATTCATTGTATTTCTACGGTACATTTCTCCATTCTTATCAATGGATTTCCCACTGAATTTTTTAACAGTGCTCGTGGATTGAGACATAAGGATCCTTTAGTTgtctcttatatacttcattACTTCTTGTGTACTCAAGTTACGCTCCTctgctttttttaataagattgaattactttttttttttttttttaaaaaaaaaaggttctgaCCTGAAGGCTGGGCCATACGAGTTGTAGTTGCCGAACACCAACATTATCATCTATATGAtgacaatttaaaataaaatttatgggATTTCTCTAAATTATGACATCCTATAACTTTGGATAAAACTTGTGATTGTCCcattaaaataaacattttgtCAGGAGACTGAGGCTAGTAAAACAAACGATGCGTGGTGCGCTTCCACCCTAAGGAGACTCAAGGAAACCTCACCATTAAGCTTGAAGGTTTCTTTGAAATCTGTAAGTTCCTCATACTCATGCTTCGCcgccttctttttctttttttccttttaagaaACAATTGCATTACGATCTGATCCACCATACCGGCTCAGATACGAGAAGGAAGATTTCAGAGCCTTGATCAGTGCTTAATCCGTGAGTACCGAATGTCCCTACAAGGAATATCTAATCTGATTTCAAGAGACTTTCGCGAGGTATAAAATCTCTTGATTTTCTTCGTAGGAGAACAAACTTTCATAATCGTAATTAcctcattttgttttatatatgttCTTCAGGGGGTTAGGGCACGGATGGTAGACAAGGACTTGGCACCAAAGGTATCAACTGCTTATATTCTCTTGTTGATTATCTGATTCATTGGTGACAATATTCTTACCCTATTATTTTGTTTGAGCAACTGTCTGTTGTCATGTTTCTTAAAATATGCAGTGGGATCCTCCGAGCTTGGAACAAGTGTCTGAAGACATGGTGGAGCACTATTTTTCCCCGCTTAGTGAATTCGAGCCTGATCTTGAGCTGCCCACGAAACTTCGAGAAGCATTCTCGTAGTTCATCTAGTTGTAACAAGTTGCTTTCTGCTTGTATGCTCACAAAACTTAGAGAAGCATTCATGTGGTTCATCTAGTTGCAATGACGCTTACAAAAAATAATGTAGGAGCAAAGCCAATAGGTATTTTGCAGGAAACTGCCTAAATTGTAGCCTCTCATCAAGGACAATTATCCATGGAAAGGGGAAAACTATCCCACGATTTTGTTGCTTATTGGTGACCTTGGGGTAAAAGgattaataaacaaaaagaaatcttTGGCTTTTGGACTCTTATTTTGCTTGTCATTATGGATCTTTTTATATGACGGAAGAAGAAATTCTCGGCGTGTAGAATGGACaagatcctttccatttcatgATTCAGATCATATTATATTGCCAcgtgatttaaaaattttaaatgatgtggcacTACGTACACCACTAGATGCTGTTAACCTGGCTCCAAATGTGTTTTAAGTAATAGCGGACCACCAAGCACAAGGCAATGGAATCGAAAATCAACTCTGCTGATCAAATTGCTTTGCAATTTGGAATTTGGGAAGACTCAAGAAATATGCATTGCAATTTGGAAGGATGTAGCTAAACTTAAATTGCTTTGCTTGTCCAACTTCTGCAAGTTTTACTAATTCCTTTCCATTTTGACTTTTCTCTCCATCCAAACAGGGGAGCACGGTATGTTAAACTCAATTCGGTTTAAAATATTTGGGGTTTCTTAATCCTAACAAGTTATAAAACTTTGATGCTGTACAAAGCATTTGATtacattttccttttccaaCGACACACCTTCTAATGCTGTTTAGGCGGTTTCTTCATccttcatgctttcttaaaagtCGCTATACATTTGAACTTTCTtatgacaaaaaaacaaaactgaaaGTGTGATAACTTTCAATTTGTGCTATAGCCTAAAAAGGAAAACAGAATACTTTCATCGAAAACGATTCCATGCAAGAAACTGTTGAAAAAATGagttatttcattaaaaaaaaaaaaaaaaaaaaaaattgttttgttttaagtaatGAAGCTTCCATAAACACTCAATATAGAAGAAAAAGCACCATCTCTTAGAAACATTCCTGCAGATAAAAGAAACATAAGGGCTGAAATTTGACTATGCAGGCATCACTTCCATGGAGAAATTAGAGCTTACTTGAAAGCTAAAATCTGTTCTAAGCACCCACTCAATTCAAATTATTCTTTCCAGACATCGACCAAAATACATGGAAGTAATTGAGACTTGTGTTTAGAATTGAAGTGTTTATACAGAAAAGAATTCGGCAAAATTTGCATGacataatttttcaaaacaaattgaCAAATAGTAGCAGCTTCACTATAGATGCATTCCCAATATACAAATCCAATTGCTTTCGTACATGCTAGCTCCGTAATTTTTGAAGCGTATAATTCAAGGAACGGCACAATGAGAACGCCAATACAAACATTATCTGTCTCTCTATGAAGAGAGAAACACTTTCAGCTATTATGATACATGCTTCTCTGACTGGAAAGTACAGTAGTTTTATACATCAGTTAAACCAAAAATGGGCagtttaaatttatttctgCTTTTCAAAATTCATTGACCGCCACACGATCAAACTTATCGCCTAAATAATCATCTCAATAAGCTTCtatatttgaaagagaaaaaatcactataagaaGATAAATTTTACCCTACCAATGAATATAGGGGGAAATGCTTCAATTGAAACTCCCAGCTAGTCGGCCTTTGTGCCCTTGTGAGCGTTTACTAATTGCGTCTGCACATCGTGAGAAACTGCCGAATGCTCTTTGTACTCCATTGTAAATTCGCCTTTTCCCTGCACAGATAAGAGGCATGCATCAACAAGACAAATCTTGACACTTAAAACTGGAAAACAAGTAAAACGCTATTTCTATTTACAGTAGAATTTCTGCTTTACCTGTGTCATTGACCGAAGAGCCGTTGAATACCCAAACATATTGTTCAGAGGAACCTGgaaagacaacaaaaagattTCTGAGAAGCTTATTACCACTAAAACCGCCAAAGATTTCAACTGCTACCaacatcaacaacaaaaacacttcttttttaattttttggtcttGGAATGGCAACAATGTGAAAAACATCAGCACGGCGGCACACTAACTTGGGTTCTTTTTTTACTAGCATAACAATTCTAAAGTTTTGAATCAAACAATTCTCAGTAAATTAATTGTTAATGATACACAGCAAGTGAACAGCACATTGGTAAAATAATCCTTGATCTGAAATTAATCATCATACAATTAAAATCAACATGGATGTTATTATGGATTAAAAGGTTCCATGAATAGTGATCAGATGCTACAATTcaaggcaaaaataaaaaattgatgagaACTAATAGGAAGAAGCAAAGATAGTAACTAGATACATATGAATTGggagaaaattttgatgaatCCCTATGTTATCACATATAcaaatttatagaaaaacaaCGTCCTGAAAAAAGCTAGCAATCTCCTATGAGCAAAGCCAATGCCGATATCAgaattttaagtgaaaataaaGCTAGAAAGTGATAGGAATACATGATTACTTGATGTCAGACTTCTAGAGCACAATATAAGCACGCATATGCTGCCAAGCAAAGACAGACCTGATGTTTGTAGACCAGACAAGACAAATTATAGTTTGACTTGAACATCTACGGACCAATCAAAGA from Corylus avellana chromosome ca1, CavTom2PMs-1.0 encodes the following:
- the LOC132162651 gene encoding 3-hydroxyisobutyryl-CoA hydrolase-like protein 1, mitochondrial isoform X3 — protein: MLSVQQWGLDYKICTHVGKMILISVLWQLSGRAFCAGGDIVTLYHMINAGKIEDCKEFFRKIYTFIYFLGTYLKPHVALLNGVTMGGGAGVSIPGTFRVATDKTVFATPETLIGFHPDAGASFYLSHLPGHLGEYLGLTGEKLSGAEMIACGLATHYAHTARLPLIEEQLGKLVTDDPSVIETCLEKYSELVYPDKTSVVNRFEMLDKCFSHDTVEEIIDALETEASKTNDAWCASTLRRLKETSPLSLKVSLKSIREGRFQSLDQCLIREYRMSLQGISNLISRDFREGVRARMVDKDLAPKWDPPSLEQVSEDMVEHYFSPLSEFEPDLELPTKLREAFS
- the LOC132162651 gene encoding 3-hydroxyisobutyryl-CoA hydrolase-like protein 1, mitochondrial isoform X2, which produces MMQRFKATLLLRRSLHSPLFLNHHRTLCSLPDSALAEDLDSQVLVEAKAWSRTAILNRPSVLNALSTAMGSGRAFCAGGDIVTLYHMINAGKIEDCKEFFRKIYTFIYFLGTYLKPHVALLNGVTMGGGAGVSIPGTFRVATDKTVFATPETLIGFHPDAGASFYLSHLPGHLGEYLGLTGEKLSGAEMIACGLATHYAHTARLPLIEEQLGKLVTDDPSVIETCLEKYSELVYPDKTSVVNRFEMLDKCFSHDTVEEIIDALETEASKTNDAWCASTLRRLKETSPLSLKVSLKSIREGRFQSLDQCLIREYRMSLQGISNLISRDFREGVRARMVDKDLAPKWDPPSLEQVSEDMVEHYFSPLSEFEPDLELPTKLREAFS
- the LOC132162651 gene encoding 3-hydroxyisobutyryl-CoA hydrolase-like protein 1, mitochondrial isoform X1; protein product: MMQRFKATLLLRRSLHSPLFLNHHRTLCSLPDSALAEDLDSQVLVEAKAWSRTAILNRPSVLNALSTAMGARLQNLYTCWENDPDIGFVAIKGSGRAFCAGGDIVTLYHMINAGKIEDCKEFFRKIYTFIYFLGTYLKPHVALLNGVTMGGGAGVSIPGTFRVATDKTVFATPETLIGFHPDAGASFYLSHLPGHLGEYLGLTGEKLSGAEMIACGLATHYAHTARLPLIEEQLGKLVTDDPSVIETCLEKYSELVYPDKTSVVNRFEMLDKCFSHDTVEEIIDALETEASKTNDAWCASTLRRLKETSPLSLKVSLKSIREGRFQSLDQCLIREYRMSLQGISNLISRDFREGVRARMVDKDLAPKWDPPSLEQVSEDMVEHYFSPLSEFEPDLELPTKLREAFS